Proteins encoded in a region of the Triticum dicoccoides isolate Atlit2015 ecotype Zavitan chromosome 3A, WEW_v2.0, whole genome shotgun sequence genome:
- the LOC119273117 gene encoding zinc finger protein GAI-ASSOCIATED FACTOR 1-like: MRSCMPPMACGGGATGTGECTGSFSSVSSTGEGLGEEFRLPFLAISPPEIGEDDGDLRLVIAGTSDPLSAPPATTTKKKKRCLPGTPDPSAEVIALSPRTLMATNRFVCEICHKGFQRDQNLQLHRRGHNLPWKLRQRGAEGGAAPRKRAYVCPEPACVHHDPRRALGDLTGIKKHFCRKHGEKKWKCDRCAKRYAVHSDWKAHAKVCGTREYRCDCGTLFSRRDSFVTHRAFCDALAQENSKLAQPAMNMATVASALQGQQHAHHHHNLMLPSTHADDLDMDADEASAYEPDIKSPHLKMFSDYDADAAAADNPLGCMLSSLGATPTAFSPSSRLSMLGLQAGPSDPAAIGGCYSPGNNGLASMSATALLQKAAQMGATTSSGYGVSFTPGHPGLASTMAGLDRLPCTAGPFGPTRAYGTYDGVVGFGVGGLMPGQLYNDAANGSTTRNVGPAASGADNPMDDERRRGADNGVRVVDYMGVEHQRTSYGSVSSASPFPDHTGPWA, translated from the exons ATGCGCAGTTGCATGCCGCCCATGGCGTGCGGGGGCGGTGCCACGGGGACGGGGGAGTGCACTGGGAGCTTCTCTTCCGTGAGCAGCACGGGGGAGGGGCTGGGGGAGGAGTTCCGGCTGCCGTTCCTGGCCATAAGCCCGCCGGAGATCGGtgaagacgacggcgatctccggctcgTGATCGCCGGCACCTCCGACCCGCTGTCCGCCCCGCCGGCCACAacgaccaagaagaagaagagatgcctTCCCGGGACTCCAG ACCCGAGCGCGGAGGTGATCGCGCTGTCGCCGCGGACGCTGATGGCGACGAACCGGTTCGTGTGCGAGATCTGCCACAAGGGCTTCCAGCGCGACCAGAACCTGCAGCTGCACCGGCGCGGCCACAACCTGCCGTGGAAGCTGCGGCAGCGCGGCGCCGAGGGCGGGGCGGCGCCGCGGAAGCGGGCCTACGTGTGCCCGGAGCCGGCGTGCGTGCACCACGACCCCCGGCGCGCGCTGGGCGACCTCACCGGCATCAAGAAGCACTTCTGCCGCAAGCACGGCGAGAAGAAGTGGAAGTGCGACCGCTGCGCCAAGCGCTACGCCGTGCACTCCGACTGGAAGGCCCACGCCAAGGTCTGCGGCACCCGCGAGTACCGCTGCGACTGCGGCACCCTCTTCTCCAG GAGGGACAGCTTCGTGACGCACCGGGCCTTCTGCGACGCGCTGGCGCAGGAGAACAGCAAGCTGGCGCAGCCGGCCATGAACATGGCCACGGTGGCCTCGGCGCTCCAGGGCCAGCAGCACGCTCACCACCACCACAACCTCATGCTGCCGTCCACCCACGCCGACGACCTGGACATGGACGCCGACGAGGCGTCCGCTTACGAGCCGGACATCAAGAGCCCGCACCTGAAGATGTTCTCCGACTACGACGCCGACGCAGCCGCCGCCGACAACCCGCTGGGCTGCATGCTCTCCAGCCTCGGCGCTACCCCGACCGCCTTCAGCCCGAGCAGCAGGCTCAGCATGCTGGGCCTGCAGGCAGGGCCGAGCGACCCCGCCGCAATCGGCGGCTGCTACTCCCCGGGAAACAACGGCCTGGCGAGCATGTCCGCCACGGCGCTGCTGCAGAAGGCGGCCCAGATGGGCGCGACGACGTCGAGTGGCTACGGCGTGAGCTTCACCCCTGGCCACCCGGGCCTCGCGTCCACCATGGCCGGGCTCGACCGCCTTCCTTGTACCGCGGGCCCGTTCGGGCCGACGAGAGCCTACGGCACGTACGACGGGGTGGTCGGGTTCGGCGTCGGCGGGCTGATGCCTGGCCAGCTCTACAACGACGCAGCCAACGGTAGCACGACGAGGAACGTTGGACCGGCGGCCAGCGGCGCGGACAACCCGATGGATGATGAGCGCCGGCGAGGCGCCGACAACGGCGTGCGCGTGGTGGACTACATGGGCGTCGAGCACCAGAGAACAAGCTACGGTAGCGTGAGTAGCGCCAGCCCGTTCCCGGATCACACGGGCCCGTGGGCCTAG